Proteins from a genomic interval of Rhizoctonia solani chromosome 12, complete sequence:
- a CDS encoding Zinc finger, CCHC-type: MPNVRWNGESKDTMIPFPSLKKDKRPAAAAPVKPIIAPTPVLASSAKGPGHMDLDGKGFASVTCHVCGGKGHFVRSCPSKPMSGHVANVEWSWERPKEENCIEVVSDEEELGKGKAKAD; encoded by the coding sequence ATGCCAAATGTTAGGTGGAATGGGGAATCCAAGGACACTATGATTCCATTCCCCTCCCTTAAAAAAGACAAGCGCCCTGCCGCAGCTGCTCCAGTCAAACCAATCATTGCCCCTACCCCTGTCTTAGCCtcaagcgccaaaggtccaGGCCacatggatcttgatggaaaAGGCTTTGCAAGCGTCACATGTCATGTGTGCGGTGGTAAAGGACATTTTGTGCGCAGTTGCCCCtccaagcccatgtctggacatgtggctaatgttgaatggtcttgggaaaggcccaAGGAGGAGAATTGCATTGAAGTGGtctctgatgaggaggaattgggaaaagggaaagccaaggctgactaa
- a CDS encoding Retrotransposable element Tf2 protein, translated as MAIELLPDAKPQHGPIYSLGPREDAEQETIEKQLKAGLICPSKSPMASPILFVKKKNGKLRMCVDYQRLNSMTKKNVYPLPLPQNLIEKLQGAKIFSKFDLKAGYNLVRIKESNEWKTAFKTKYGLFEYLVMPFGLTNAPAVFQDMMNKIFRDLLDVYVIIYLDNILVFSLNKKDHEAHVQEVLSRLQDNNLFCNIEKYHFHVKKIDYLGFIISEFGIEVDQSKVTDAMNWSMHRNVKNIQEFLGFVNFYRQFIPNFGNTVQPLYNLLKKDNPWKWESVEQQSFDSLKKCLTLAPLLLQPDTTKQFYVECDASDYATGAILSQHNPEGKLAPVAYLSKSLSPAKKNYDIFDKELLAVIRAFKEWRHLLEGSELPVQVLMDHKNLEYFSTSQSLNKHQI; from the coding sequence ATGGCAATTGAACTGCTTCCTGATGCAAAACCCCAACATGGTCCCATATATAGTCTAGGGCCAAGGGAAGATGCTGAACAGGAAACCATTGAGAAGCAGCTCAAAGCAGGATTAATCTGCCCCTCTAAGTCCCCCATGGCATCACCAATACTATttgtcaagaagaaaaatgggaaattAAGGATGTGTGTGGATTACCagcgcttaaatagcatgaccaagaaaaacgtctaccccCTTCCCTTGCCACAAAACCTCATTGAGAAATTACAAGGTGCTAAGAtctttagtaaatttgatcttaaGGCAGGTTACAACTTAGTCAGAATCAAAGAaagcaatgaatggaaaacagccttcaagacaaaatatggactatttgaatacttggttatgccttttggattaACAAATGCACCAGCAGTCTTTCAGGACATGATGAACAAAATCTTCAGGGATCTGTTAGATGTCTATGTCATCATTTACTTGGACAATATTCTAGTATTTTCTTTGAACAAAAAAGACCATGAGGCTCACGTCCAAGAGGTACTAAGTAGGTTACAAGACAATAACCTTTTTTGTAACATTGAAAAATatcatttccacgtcaagaAAATCGACTATTTAGGGTTCATTATATCTGAGTTTGGCATAGAAGTGGACCAATCCAAAGTCACAGATGCCATGAATTGGTCAATGCATAGGAATGTCAAAAACATACaagaattcttaggatttgtgaacttttACAGACAATTTATCCCCAACTTTGGCAATACGGTGCAACCCTTGTATAATTTGCTCAAAAAAGACAacccttggaaatgggagtCAGTGGAACAGCAATCCTTTGATAGTCTAAAGAAATGTCTTACCTTGGCACCCCTACTATTACAGCCAGATACCACAAAACAGTTCTATGTAGAGTGTGATGCATCAGATTACGCCACTGGAGCTATACTATCCCAACACAACCCTGAAGGAAAATTAGCCCCTGTAGCAtatctatcaaaatccctgtCTCCAGCCAAGAAGAATTACGATATTTTTGATAAGGAATTACTGgcagtcattagggcattcAAAGAATGGCGTCATTTGTTGGAAGGTTCTGAATTGCCAGTCCAAGTTTTAATGGATCATAAAAATTTGGAGTATTTTTCCACGTCTCAATCCTTAAACAAACATCAAATTTGA
- a CDS encoding Retrotransposable element Tf2 protein: protein MRIHPVFHISLLTKFHSNPHGRNPPQPAPIITEEGKEEYEVEQILDSKWKGCGKARKLWYLVKWKGYDKGSNSWEPVDNVGNAKEAIGEFYKEHPEAVGA from the coding sequence atgcgcatacatcctgtCTTCCATATCAGTCTTCTTACTAAGTTTCATTCCAATCCTCATGGACGCAATCCTCcccaacctgcacctatCATTACAGAGGAAGGCAAGGAAGAGTATGAGGTAGAACAAATCTTGGACAGCAAGTGGAAAGGATGTGGTAAAGCAAGGAAACTCTGGTATCttgtcaaatggaaaggatatgacaaaggaagcaactcatgggaaccagtgGACAATGTGGGTAATGCCAAAGAAGCTATAGGGGAGTTTTACAAGGAGCACCCTGAGGcggttggagcttga
- a CDS encoding Vegetative incompatibility protein HET-E-1 has translation MPAIRTETRISKATGDATSYPLDRSSEHRTRFPWSQDNLDQWAPPDPSMGWDMGNDQTPITNIYDWHKVITRCDSFQQSKAYAKLLDPSATLDYIPMGQQWKCYWIGRTLHCPIRGYLCWVGSEPPKQPKLMQSTKFFVCRGNVGASVEDVVRAPVLKHTRKLAEWHLDIEEIDPEWWIPISTVREWLAAEIENWKNKLPSGLGGYVDNLTPEDVYYMILECKMSIEDLHDWLKQWAMQAAQNDLSRSISNLAIHELSDEGGHESYLESNKAMNKWNPLDYADGM, from the coding sequence ATGCCTGCCATCAGAACAGAGACCAGGATCTCCAAGGCAACTGGAGATGCCACCTCTTACCCCCTTGACAGATCCAGTGAGCACAGGACCAGGTTCCCTTGGTCCCAGGATAACCTGGATCAATGGGCACCCCCAGATCCATCCATGGGCTGGGACATGGGGAATGATCAAACCCCTATCACCAACATCTATGACTGGCATAAGGTCATCACAAGAtgtgactccttccaacaatccaaggcttatgccaaactacttgatccctcagcaacccttgattacataccaatgggTCAACAATGGAAGTGCTACTGGATTGGAAGAACCCTACACTGTCCAATCAGGGGATACCTCTGCTGGGTTGGCAGTGAGCcaccaaaacaacccaaactaaTGCAAAGTACCAAGTTCTTTGTGTGTAGAGGTAATGTGGGTGCCTCTGTGGAGGATGTAGTGAGGGCCCCAGTGCTAAAGCacacaaggaagttggcagaatggcatctagacattgaggaaattgatcctgaatggtggataccaatctcaacagtaagggaatggctggctgcagaaattgaaaactggaaaaacaagctgccatcaggcttaggtggctatgtggacaacctcactcctgaggatGTCTATTACATGATCCTAGAATGCAAAATGAGCATAGAGGATCTACATGactggctcaaacaatgGGCCATGCAAGCAGCTCAGAATGATCTGAGCAGAAGTATATCCAACTTAGCAATCCATGAACTAAGTGATGAAGGAGGACATGAGTCTTACCTTGAAAGTAACAAGGCCATGAACAAATGGAATCCCTTGGATTATGCTGATGGAATGTGA
- a CDS encoding Retrotransposon-derived protein PEG10, with protein MGYDSLGHQLTGPQTPKDTKPPAMEQMPCPLPKANPSGLASQSIATWGQPTRPQPVFAQPTPVQVPPQVPTPPSPAAFRLCSPAPTPLPAPTATYAAPVKVDHPNAYTRKVGSKAKQWLMQMLAWTWLNSCMFPMDQEVLSFLLMNMKDTAGAWAHPHLDQLGSH; from the coding sequence atgggttatgacagtcTAGGACACCAACTCACTGGGCCACAAACCCCCAAAGACACCAAGCCACCTGCCATGGAGCAAATGCCATGCCCCCTACCCAAGGCCAACCCTTCTGGATTGGCTAGTCAGTCCATTGCCACCTGGGGTCAGCCCACCAGGCCCCAGCCTGTCTTTGCCCAACCTACTCCAGTCCAGGTTCCCCCCCAAGTCCCTACTCCCCCTTCACCTGCAGCTTTCAGACTCTGCTCCCCTGCACCCACTCCTCTCCCGGCTCCAACAGCCACCTATGCCGCCCCAGTGAAGGTGGACCACCCCAATGCATATACCAGGAAAGTAGGCAGcaaagccaagcaatggctcatgcagatgttggcctggacaTGGCTAAACTCCTGCATGTTCCCCATGGATCAGGAGGttctatccttcctcctaatgaacatgaaggacactgcaggggcctgggcccatcctcaccttgaccaactTGGGTCACATTga
- a CDS encoding Retrotransposon-derived protein PEG10, whose amino-acid sequence MELDWNGAALCGQFAQGLHWENAALVIDNTLQEEHASHLPKGIKSGSSSTPNQGASTGQLATTSKKLSDNPNYLLEEERNCHRAAGSCIKCSKMGHKC is encoded by the exons ATGGAGTTGGACTGGAATGGTGCAGCCCTATGTGGCCAATTTgcacaaggcctccactgggag AATGCAGCTCTAGTCATTGACAACACCCTCCAAGAAGAGCACGCCAGCCACCTGCCTAAGGGTATTAAGTCTGGTAGCTCATCCACCCCCAACCAGGGGGCAAGTACTGGCCAATTGGCCACAACatcaaagaaactctctGACAACCCCAATTACTTATTGGAGGAAGAGCGTAACTGCCACCGTGCTGCTGGCtcctgcatcaaatgcagcaaAATGGGGCACaagtgttaa
- a CDS encoding eukaryotic translation initiation factor 2A: MPVPDPVPAEDLGIDYSDIEAKYSISYEEGFDNVLVVDGVPIIDRSRESRLFAKISKEFGRKGVPIKEGGIHMPYEEGSGKSKGYIFVEFASPEEASDALVAMHHFPFDAKHTFSINRFTDIEKYATLDETYVPPAVSNYTSRPHMRSWLADPAGRDQFLTYVGDEVQIFWNARTGPDPAFTRHNWTDLYVAWSPHGTYLTTLHRQGLQIWGGSEWGLVRRIAHPLARLVDFSPNEKYLVTWSNEPIVIPPGAQQGPTFFSPDDEGNNLAVWEVSTGHLLRTFSIEGTTTVASGEKKQMTWPQLKWSGDDRYVARVNPGQAISVYEVPSMHMLDKKSIKIDGVVDFEWCPPSDDELSKIRETEKEGDRDATGDGKKGKRNGVARVRENMLAYWVPEVANQPARVTLLAIPSRTQLRTKNLFSVSECKLYWQNQDQVTEFAWEPRGDRFAILSSSDPNLGNIAPGITIKMDVSFFQLEKGKNFKLLKLLKDKTTNAIRWSPKGRHVVLGSIFPVTRFELEFYDLEFTIDPERINTHTAEWGSLVQHLATAEHYGVTDVEWDPSGRYVASSASVWRPTPEHGWSLWDFRGQELVKHPADKFKQFLWRPRPKTLLTKAQQKELRKNLKEYSRAFDEADAAEESHADKELVAQRRRLLDEWNAWRKKVRPEVQERMARLGRKAKGGEDREEVEEWLEEVIEEIIEVLQG; encoded by the exons ATGCCTGTTCCAGATCCAGTCCCTGCCGAGGACCTCGGTATCGACTATAGTGACATAGAAGCCAAATATTCGATCTCGTATGAAGAAGGGTTCGACAACGTCCTGGTTGTAGACGGTGTACCAATCATTGATCGCTCTCGGGAAAGCCGTCTATTTGCCAAGATTAGCAAGGAATTCGGTCGTAAAGGGGTTCCAATCAAGGAGGGAGGAATACATATGCCATATGAAGAGGGCAGTGGTAAATCCAAAGG GTATATCTTTGTAGAATTCGCTTCTCCCGAAGAGGCTTCAGATGCATTGGTAGCCATGCATCACTTTCCTTTTGATGCAAAGCATACGTTTTCTATCAATCGATTCACAGATATCGAAAAATATGCGACACTGGACGAGACTTACGTTCCTCCGGCCGTCTCTAACTATACATCTCGTCCTCACATGCGGTCTTGGCTTGCGGACCCGGCTGGACGCGACCAGTTCCTAACCTACGTGGGCGACGAAGTCCAGATATTTTGGAATGCACGAACCGGACCTGACCCAGCATTCACACGCCACAACTGGACAGACCTCTACGTCGCTTGGTCGCCGCATGGGACATACCTTACCACGCTCCACCGACAGGGCCTTCAAATTTGGGGAGGCTCCGAATGGGGCCTTGTTCGACGGATTGCGCACCCACTCGCACGATTGGTTGATTTCTCACCTAACGAGAAATATCTAGTGACATGGTCAAACGAACCCATTGTGATTCCTCCTGGTGCTCAACAAGGGCCCACATTCTTTTCTCCAGATGACGAGGGGAATAACTTGGCTGTCTGGGAGGTTTCAACTGGACATTTGTTGAGAACCTTTAGCATAGAAGGAACGACGACGGTAGCAAGTGGCGAGAAGAAGCAGATGACATGGCCTCAACTCAAGTGGTCTGGAGATGACCGTTATGTTGCTCGCGTCAATCCTGGACAGGCAATTAGTGTCTACGAGGTTCCCAGCATGCACATGTTGGACAAGAAGAGTATAAAGATCGATGGCGTTGTTGACTTTGAGTGGTGTCCCCCCAGCGATGACGAATTGTCCAAGATTAGAGAGACTGAAAAGGAGGGCGACAGAGATGCAACTGGTGATGGGAAAAAGGGAAAGAGGAACGGAGTTGCCCGTGTTCGCGAAAACATGCTCGCTTACTGGGTTCCCGAGGTCGCCAACCAGCCAGCCCGCGTAACCCTCCTTGCCATTCCCAGCCGGACCCAGCTCAGGACCAAAAATCTGTTCAGTGTATCGGAA TGCAAATTATATTGGCAAAATCAAG ACCAAGTGACTGAGTTTGCTTGGGAGCCTCGAGGGGATCGCTTCGCTATTCTCAGCAGCAGTGACCCCAACTTGGGCAACATTGCGCCCGGTATTACGATCAAAATGGATGTGTCCTTCTTTCAGCTTGAGAAAGGGAAGAACTTCAAATTGCTTA AACTCCTCAAGGATAAAACAACAAACGCCATTCGTTGGTCACCAAAAGGACGACACGTAGTCCTTGGTTCAATTTTCCCAGTGACCAGATTCGAACTTGAATTTTACGACCTTGAGTTTACGATTGATCCGGAGCGCATCAATACACATACGGCTGAGTGGGGATCTCTGGTTCAACATCTCGCGACCGCCGAACATTATGGTGTAACGGACGTTGAATGGGACCCTTCGGGTCGATACGTTGCAAGCTCAGCCTCTGTCTGGCGGCCAACCCCCGAGCACGGATGGAGTTTGTGGGATTTTCGTGGGCAGGAGCTGGTCAAGCATCCTGCGGACAAGTTTAAGCAATTTTTATGGCGACCGCGACCCAAGACCCTGTTGACGAAGGCCCAGCAGAAAGAATTACGCAAGAACCTCAAGGAATATTCAAGAGCGTTCGATGAAGCCGACGCAGCAGAAGAAAGCCATGCAGATAAGGAGCTAGTGGCCCAGCGGCGTCGCCTTCTTGACGAGTGGAATGCTTGGAGAAAGAAGGTACGTCCCGAAGTCCAGGAGCGTATGGCACGTCTGGGAAGGAAGGCGAAAGGTGGGGAAGATCGAGAAGAGGTAGAGGAATGGCTCGAGGAAGTAATTGAAGAGATTATTGAGGTGCTCCAGGGATGA
- a CDS encoding fumarate hydratase, class II → MYSILRTSMHRAAPSLRTFSTTRMMAQKFRTEKDTFGELQVPADVYWGAQTQRSLQNFDIGGAAERLPLPLIKAFGVLKKAAAEVNVTYGLDPKIGQAISQAADEVISGKLVDHFPLVVFQTGSGTQSNMNTNEVISNRAIQILGGELGSKKPVHPNDHVNMSQSSNDSFPTAMHIAAVTELREQLIPALTELRDAFAAKQKEFENIIKIGRTHLQDATPLTLGQEFSGYVQQLTNGIARIHDVLPRLSLLAQGGTAVGTGLNTRKGFDVKVAAQISKITGHQFETAPNKFEALATHDALVEAHGALNTVAVSLMKTANDIRYLASGPRLVVESELHAENEPGSSIMPGKVNPTQCEALTMVAAQVMGNNAGVSVAGSMGQFQLNVFKPMIIKNTLQSIRLLADGSRSFTKNCVVGIEANEKRITQLLNESLMLATILNSHLGYDNVAKCAKKAHKEGTTLKEATVALGFLTPDEFDAKVRPELMLYPDDA, encoded by the exons ATGTACTCCATTCTACGCACGTCTATGCACCGG GCTGCTCCGTCTTTGCGGACCTTTTCGACCACACGCATGATG GCCCAGAAGTTCAGGACAGAGAAGGATACATTTGGAGAGCTACAGGTTCCTGCAGACGTATATTGGGGTGCGCAGACACAGCG ATCTCTACAAAACTTTGACATTGGTGGTGCTGCCGAGCGGCTCCCTCTTCCGCTCATAAAAGCCTTTGGCGTTCTCAAAAAAGCTGCAGCAGAAGTAAACGTGACCTATGGGCTCGATCCCAAGATTGGCCAGGCAATCTCTCAAGCGGCAGACGAGGTCATTTCTGGCAAGCTCGTTGACCATTTCCCACTCGTGGTCTTCCAGACTGGATCTGGGACACAGAGCAACATGAATACCAACGAAGTTATCAGCAATCGTGCGATTCAGATTTTGGGTGGCGAATTAGGGAGCAAAAAACCAGTTCACCCCAATGATCATGTCAACATGAGTCAGAGTTCGAATGATTC GTTTCCAACGGCTATGCACATCGCCGCAGTTACAGAGTTGAGGGAGCAACTGATCCCTGCATTGACCGAGCTCCGAGACGCCTTTGCGGCAAAACAAAAGGAGTTTGAGAATATTATCAAAATTGGACGCACCCATTTGCAA GATGCTACGCCTTTGACACTTGGACAAGAGTTTAGCGGCTACGTCCAGCAGCTTACGAACGGCATTGCCcgcatacatgatgtacTCCCCAGGTTAAGTCTTCTTGCGCAAGGGGGTACGGCAGTTGGAACC GGATTGAATACTCGTAAAGGATTCGACGTCAAGGTCGCCGCCCAAATTTCCAAGATCACCGGGCATCAGTTTGAGACCGCGCCGAATAAG TTTGAGGCTCTCGCTACACATGACGCTTTGGTCGAAGCACATGGTGCCCTCAACACAGTAGCAGTCAGTCTGATGAAAACTGCCAATGACATTCGGTATCTTGCCTCGGGACCTCGCT TAGTTGTTGAATCTGAACTTCATGCAGAGAACGAGCCTGGTAGCAGCATTATGCCTGGGAAGGTTAACCCTACCCAATGCGAGGCGCTTACTATGGTTGCCGCTCAGGTCATGGGCAACAACGCTGGCGTTAGCGTAGCTGGAAGTATGGGTCAGTTCCAG CTCAACGTTTTCAAACCTATGATTATCAAGAACACCTTGCAAAGTATTCGACTTCTTGCTGACG GATCCCGCTCTTTCACAAAGAACTGTGTAGTTGGAATCGAGGCAAACGAGAAGCGAATCACCCAACTACTGAACGAGAGCTTGATGCTGGCAACTATTTTGAATAGCCACCTTGGATATGATA ATGTCGCCAAATGCGCCAAAAAAGCTCACAAGGAAGGAACAACATTGAAGGAAGCAACTGTCGCACTTGGTTTCCTTACGCCAGACGAGTTCGATGCCAAGGTCCGACCTGAGCTGATGTTGTACCCAGATGATGCATGA